Proteins from one Anastrepha obliqua isolate idAnaObli1 chromosome 2, idAnaObli1_1.0, whole genome shotgun sequence genomic window:
- the LOC129238369 gene encoding putative gustatory receptor 39b, translated as MQQQLRIWLRVCVFFGIYISATKNTSSNNSTHLIVVGSAICWTTKQQSNRTYYFQRCYNYFLWCGSCVTFVASIYWYSYPPDIRFNWVASTILFTSRFLTNLLILMETFWGKQQHDTFLILLQEIEDSLRLRLRWDTQRPLLLRHLQRFLIYQIALSLIGTVPSMAASFIFVNYGGYLWRGMWFICAIRVRTLQLLVYLYVLHHYLEGLCKKLHQIVAIRVAPSRQLLDVDYGKLGTLEYFIAAREIYTLIYKAFRLLNDFAGWSLFGIVISYMLDISSNFYWLLLSFDGAENRSFYYWADLWWFLPVISCVGYLCYWCNCCKQLDRTVAHLLSKIITRSSSSSAAHYRLVLHDFSMQLQLQHIEVTSKNMFVIDVRFIISICTATAMHLVILKQF; from the exons ATGCAGCAACAGCTCCGCATTTGGTTGCGCGTCTGCGTATTCTTCGGAATCTATATAAGTGCAACCAAGAACACTTCCAGCAATAATTCAACCCATCTCATAGTAGTGGGCTCAGCAATTTGCTGGACAACAAAGCAGCAATCAAATCGCACTTACTATTTTCAACGCTGCTACAACTACTTTCTATGGTGTGGCTCATGTGTTACGTTCGTGGCCAGCATCTATTGGTATAGCTATCCACCAGATATCAGATTCAATTGGGTAGCGTCCACCATACTCTTCACGTCACGATTTCTCACGAATTTACTTATTTTGATGGAAACATTTTGGGGAAAACAACAACATGATACCTTTCTTATATTGCTGCAAGAGATCGAAGACTCATTGAGGCTACGCCTCAGATGGGATACGCAAAGGCCATTGCTGTTAAGACACTTACAGCGCTTTCTAATATACCAAATAGCGCTATCATTGATTGGTACAGTTCCCAGCATGGCGGCTTCTTTTATATTTGTGAATTATGGCGGATATCTGTGGCGTGGCATGTGGTTCATATGCGCCATACGGGTACGCACACTGCAGCTTCTGgtatatctgtatgtattgCATCACTATTTGGAAGGCTTGTGTAAGAAGTTGCACCAGATTGTGGCCATTCGCGTGGCACCAAGTCGGCAGCTGTTGGACGTAGACTATGGCAAACTGGGCACCTTGGAGTATTTCATAGCCGCCAGAGAGATTTATACGCTAATCTACAAGGCATTTCGTTTGTTGAATGACTTTGCTGGCTGGTCGCTATTCGGTATTGTCATCTCTTATATGTTGGATATAAGCTCAAATTTCTATTGGCTGTTGCTAAGTTTCGACGGTGCGGAAAATCGAAGCTTTTACTACTGGGCCGATTTGTGGTGGTTCCTACCGGTCATCTCGTGTGTGGGGTATTTGTGTTACTGGTGCAATTGTTGCAAGCAATTG GATCGCACAGTGGCACATTtgttaagtaaaataataaccAGGAGCTCCTCAAGCTCAGCGGCACATTATCGCCTAGTATTGCACGATTTTTCCATGCAATTGCAGCTCCAGCATATTGAAGTGAcgtcaaaaaatatgtttgttatAGATGTGCGTTTTATTATATCG atTTGCACTGCCACGGCTATGCATCTGGTGATACTTAAACAGTTTTAG
- the LOC129238370 gene encoding putative gustatory receptor 39b, with amino-acid sequence MEQQLRVWLRYTVVLGLYVSPRKRPPAKKSPQLSAEAAASVHGKRVAWAGRSKLGFRYRLKIVYLHALLPWICVLYVNALIWHELVGEVMLSWLLTILFFSSQAFSNLLIAAEGIWRRQQHEEFLRRLQEIELSLKLRLKQDVNVGWLVRRVRCLLEYLLWLTFICYALFIYYFASMQYVGYFWYSIWFIITMRLRLIQLLIYVRVLQHYMKCLCMKLQQVVAYRMAPNRQLMDINYEKLQSLEYLLAIKEVYALLFKEFQLLNDFAGWSLFSIVLSYMLDCGCTLYWTLLSGEAYEERRKYRIAGFWWFVPMTAIVWHLCLLCDNCMKLDRVIAELLSKIIITRPSKSLHSYRLLVHQFSTQLQLQYIEVTGKSFFTLNLRLIMSIGIAISTYMVIAIQFLTI; translated from the exons ATGGAGCAACAATTACGAGTCTGGCTACGCTACACTGTAGTATTAGGGCTCTATGTGAGTCCGCGGAAGCGTCCACCAGCCAAGAAATCACCCCAATTATCAGCTGAAGCTGCAGCATCAGTGCATGGCAAACGTGTAGCGTGGGCAGGACGCTCGAAACTCGGTTTTCGTTATCGCTTGAAAATAGTTTACCTTCATGCGCTCTTACCTTGGATTTGTGTATTGTATGTGAATGCGCTGATTTGGCATGAACTTGTAGGGGAGGTCATGCTCAGTTGGTTGCTCACCATCCTGTTCTTTAGCTCACAAGCCTTTTCGAATTTACTCATTGCAGCTGAAGGGATTTGGCGGCGGCAGCAGCATGAAGAATTTCTAAGGCGATTGCAAGAGATTGAGCTATCGCTGAAATTGCGTCTCAAACAGGATGTTAATGTGGGTTGGTTAGTGAGACGAGTGCGTTGCCTCCTAGAATATCTACTATGGCTAACGTTTATCTGTTACGCCTTGTTCATTTACTATTTTGCATCCATGCAATATGTTGGCTATTTCTGGTATTCCATTTGGTTTATCATCACAATGCGTTTACGTTTGATACAACTACTGATTTATGTGCGAGTGCTGCAGCACTACATGAAGTGCCTTTGCATGAAGTTGCAACAGGTTGTAGCCTATCGCATGGCGCCTAATCGTCAACTGATGGACATCAACtacgaaaagctgcaatcgctGGAGTATCTCTTGGCTATTAAAGAAGTTTATGCGTTGCTCTTCAAGGAATTTCAGTTGCTCAATGACTTTGCCGGTTGGTCGCTGTTCAGCATCGTACTCAGTTACATGTTGGACTGTGGCTGCACCCTCTATTGGACACTACTTAGTGGGGAAGCCTATGAGGAACGCCGCAAATACCGAATTGCTGGCTTTTGGTGGTTTGTGCCGATGACGGCGATCGTCTGGCATCTTTGCCTATTGTGTGACAATTGTATGAAACTG GATCGCGTCATAGCCGAATTACTTAGTAAAATCATTATAACGCGCCCTTCAAAGTCCCTACATAGTTATCGGCTTTTAGTGCATCAATTCTCCACACAACTACAGCTGCAATATATCGAGGTGAcgggaaaaagttttttcacttTAAACTTGCGCTTGATTATGTCG attggTATAGCCATATCGACGTATATGGTGATAGCAATACAATTCTTAACCATTTGa
- the LOC129238371 gene encoding putative gustatory receptor 39b, producing the protein MEQKFQIWFRLCIFFGIYVLPPNRNYSTNRTSNFILTQSRKPSHCFAMSSKSIFMLQRLYISILTLMICALYVHGLPRQNVSPTLQLTWVATVILFSCQVLTNLLILMEAIWRRSQHAAFLMLLEEIEVSFKLRLRQDVQKLTLLRSLQCLIGCFAALSLVGFLLFMVTSVWLNYIGYFWHGLWSILTVRVRVIQLLVYVRILRHYLECLCVKLRQIVAYRMAPEQRMLDINYEKLESLEYLLAIKETYGLIFRAFQLLNYFAGWSFLSIVICYMFDISCNIYWTLMSLDGFPNRRYFYIAGPVSLLPLITIIWHLCYLCDKCKELARNIGCLLCRLKIMSTAKSMVPYRLVLHQFSTQLQLQRIEVTAQNFFALELRLLVTGITATATNLVVLMQFLMLWLEWAGGNVLRTGTLKIVGWFNSTI; encoded by the exons atggagcaaaagtttcaaatttggttcCGCTTGTGCATATTTTTCGGTATTTATGTGTTGCCGCCCAATCGCAATTATAGTACAAATAGaacttcaaattttatattaacgcAATCTCGAAAACCCTCGCATTGCTTTGCCATGAGTAGCAAGAGCATCTTTATGCTCCAACGTCTCTATATTTCCATCCTAACACTGATGATTTGCGCGCTCTACGTGCACGGATTACCAAGACAAAACGTCTCACCCACACTACAACTCACCTGGGTGGCGACTGTAATACTCTTCAGTTGCCAAGTGCTTACAAATCTTCTGATTCTCATGGAAGCTATATGGAGGCGATCCCAGCATGCCGCTTTTCTTATGCTACTCGAAGAGATTGAAGTCTCCTTTAAGTTGCGCCTGCGTCAGGATGTGCAAAAGTTGACTTTGCTGCGGAGTTTGCAGTGCCTGATCGGCTGCTTCGCTGCACTTTCGCTAGTGGGATTTTTACTCTTCATGGTCACTTCAGTGTGGTTGAACTACATTGGCTACTTTTGGCATGGACTTTGGTCTATACTAACAGTGCGTGTGCGTGTGATTCAGCTATTGGTCTATGTGCGCATACTACGTCACTATTTGGAGTGTCTCTGCGTGAAGCTGCGTCAGATTGTGGCCTATCGTATGGCACCGGAACAGCGTATGTTGGATATTAATTATGAGAAACTGGAATCACTTGAGTATCTGCTGGCCATCAAAGAGACCTATGGACTTATTTTTAGAGCATTCCAATTATTGAATTACTTTGCCGGTTGGTCGTTCCTTAGCATTGTCATTTGTTATATGTTTGATATTAGCTGCAACATCTATTGGACGTTGATGAGTTTGGATGGGTTCCCCAACCGGCGATACTTTTATATTGCGGGACCTGTGTCGTTGCTGCCTCTTATCACTATCATCTGGCATTTATGCTACTTGTGCGATAAGTGCAAAGAGTTG gcgcgTAACATCGGTTGTTTACTGTGCAGATTGAAAATAATGAGCACCGCTAAGTCTATGGTACCGTATCGCCTAGTATTACATCAGTTTTCCACGCAATTACAGCTACAACGCATTGAGGTAACGGCCCAAAATTTCTTTGCTTTGGAGTTGCGCCTTCTGGTGACG GGAATTACCGCGACAGCAACAAATTTAGTAGTGCTTATGCAATTTCTAATGCTCTGGTTAGAATGGGCGGGGGGTAATGTATTGCGCACTGGAACGCTGAAAATCGTAGGTTGGTTTAATTCAACCATTTAG
- the LOC129238372 gene encoding putative gustatory receptor 39b — protein MKSLTLKALLSQLSASYSSGRIMEQQLRVWLRYTVVLGFYVSPCKHQPIKHLVWAERPKVRFRYRLKIIYLYALLPWICVLYVNALIYRKFVAGVMLSWLLTMVFFSSQAFSNLLIAAEGIWRRQQHEEFLRRLQDIELSLKLRLKQDVNVGWLVRRVRCLLEYLLWLTFICYCLFIYNFAYLQYVGYFWYSIWFAITMRLRLIQLVIYVRVLQHYMKCLCMKLQQVVAYRMAPNRQLMDINYEKLQSLEYLLAIKEIYALLFKEFQLLNDFAGWSLFSIILSYMLDYGCTLYWALLSWEGYQERRKYCIACFWWFVPMTAIVWHLCLLCDNCMKLDRVIAELLSKIIITRSSKSLHSYRLLVHQFSAQLQLQYIEVTGKSFFTLNLRLLMSIGIAISTYMVIVIQFLTI, from the exons ATGAAGTCACTGACTTTAAAAGCGCTGCTCAGCCAGTTAAGTGCAAGTTATTCAAGTGGACGCATAATGGAGCAACAATTACGAGTCTGGCTACGCTACACTGTAGTCTTAGGATTCTATGTGAGTCCGTGCAAGCATCAGCCAATCAAACATCTGGTATGGGCAGAGCGCCCAAAGGTCCGCTTCCGTTATCGCTTGAAAATAATTTACCTTTATGCGCTCTTACCTTGGATTTGTGTTTTGTATGTGAATGCGCTGATTTATCGTAAATTTGTAGCGGGCGTCATGCTCAGTTGGTTGCTGACGATGGTGTTCTTTAGCTCACAAGCCTTTTCGAATTTACTCATTGCAGCTGAAGGAATTTGGCGGCGACAGCAGCATGAAGAATTTCTAAGGCGATTGCAAGATATTGAGCTATCGCTGAAATTGCGTCTCAAACAGGATGTTAATGTGGGTTGGTTAGTGAGACGTGTGCGTTGCCTCCTAGAATATCTACTATGGCTAACGTTTATCTGTTACTGCTTgttcatttataattttgcatacTTGCAATATGTTGGCTATTTCTGGTATTCCATTTGGTTTGCCATCACAATGCGTTTACGTTTGATACAACTAGTGATTTATGTGCGAGTGCTGCAGCACTACATGAAATGCCTTTGCATGAAGTTGCAACAGGTTGTAGCCTATCGCATGGCGCCTAATCGTCAACTGATGGACATCAACtacgaaaagctgcaatcgctGGAGTATCTCTTGGCTATTAAAGAGATTTATGCGTTGCTCTTCAAGGAATTTCAGTTGCTAAATGACTTTGCCGGTTGGTCGCTGTTCAGCATCATACTCAGTTACATGTTGGACTATGGCTGCACCCTCTATTGGGCACTGCTTAGTTGGGAAGGCTATCAGGAACGCCGCAAATATTGCATTGCTTGCTTTTGGTGGTTTGTGCCGATGACGGCGATCGTCTGGCATCTTTGCCTATTGTGTGACAATTGTATGAAACTG GATCGCGTCATAGCCGAATTACTTAGTAAAATCATTATAACGCGCTCTTCAAAGTCCCTACATAGTTATCGACTTTTGGTGCATCAATTCTCCGCACAACTACAGCTGCAATATATCGAGGTGAcgggaaaaagttttttcacatTAAACTTGCGCTTGCTTATGTCG ATTGGTATAGCCATATCGACGTATATGGTGATAGTAATACAATTCTTAACCATTTGA
- the LOC129237106 gene encoding putative gustatory receptor 39b: protein MENQLRAWLRYCIFFGVYLNASNESANQSTPPPPSTLEAPRIQRNNQAWLKNTKTYSCNFFLQRFHVCFLLSTLCGLYIHGLYWRDYIPELMLTWIAATMIFTSQVGTNFFIIMEAVCKRSQHEAFLVLLDEIEVALKLRLRQDVQPIALAKNVRTSLLYLVTLSLLALGIFIVTSMWLNYIGYFWHGLWSILTMRVRIIQLVIYVRTLRHYLECLCVKLRQIVAYRMAPEQRLLDIDYEKLESLEYLLAIKEIYALLHKAFQLLNNFAGWSLFSITVCYLFDFTCNMYWTLLSLDGYARRRYYYIAGPASMIPLIVIVGHLCYLCDNCKKLGHTVAHLLCKIMVTNSTKSLNSYRLVLYQFSSQLPLQCIEVTAQHFYALEMHLLVTMFTAVTMNLVILIQFLTS, encoded by the exons ATGGAGAATCAGCTGCGTGCATGGTTGCGTTATTGCATATTTTTCGGCGTTTACCTCAACGCGTCCAATGAAAGCGCAAATCAAtcaacaccaccaccaccatccaCACTTGAAGCGCCGCGCATACAAAGAAATAACCAAGCTTggcttaaaaatacaaaaacatattcttgcaatttttttctccaaCGATTTCATGTGTGCTTTTTGCTTAGCACTCTTTGTGGGCTCTACATACATGGGCTGTACTGGCGTGATTATATACCGGAACTTATGCTAACCTGGATAGCGGCCACAATGATTTTCACTTCGCAAGTGGGcacgaatttcttcattataatGGAAGCCGTGTGCAAGAGGTCCCAACATGAAGCCTTCCTCGTGCTGCTGGACGAGATTGAAGTGGCTTTGAAGTTACGCCTGCGGCAGGATGTGCAACCGATTGCGTTAGCTAAGAATGTGCGTACGTCTTTGCTATACCTCGTAACATTGTCACTCCTTGCGCTCGGTATCTTCATAGTAACTTCGATGTGGTTGAATTACATTGGTTACTTTTGGCATGGGCTCTGGTCCATATTAACAATGCGTGTGCGCATTATACAACTCGTGATTTATGTGCGTACTCTGCGCCACTATCTGGAATGTCTGTGCGTGAAATTGCGTCAGATTGTGGCCTATCGTATGGCGCCAGAGCAGCGTCTGTTGGATATCGACTATGAGAAACTGGAATCACTTGAATATCTGCTGGCCATCAAGGAGATCTATGCGCTACTTCACAAAGCATTTCaattattgaataattttgccGGTTGGTCGCTATTTAGTATTACGGTGTgctatttatttgatttcacaTGCAATATGTATTGGACACTGTTGAGTTTGGATGGGTATGCAAGGCGGCGGTATTATTACATTGCAGGACCGGCCTCGATGATACCGCTCATCGTCATTGTGGGGCATTTGTGTTATTTGTGCGATAATTGCAAAAAGTTG GGTCACACTGTTGCACATTTATTATGCAAAATAATGGTAACTAATTCTACAAAGTCGCTCAATTCTTATCGTCTGGTTTTATATCAGTTCTCTTCACAATTACCACTACAATGCATTGAAGTAACAGCTCAACATTTCTACGCTCTGGAAATGCATTTACTGGTGACG aTGTTCACGGCGGTGACTATGAACTTGGTGATACTCATACAGTTTCTGACGTCTTAA